In Lolium perenne isolate Kyuss_39 chromosome 5, Kyuss_2.0, whole genome shotgun sequence, the sequence AACCTGCAAAAGATAAAGCAGCAAATTACTCACCGAGGAACCAGTAAATTTGATGTTCGAGTTGGGGGCTACGAATATAAACCAGATTTCAGTTCTAAGACTCATGCAGAAGATAAATTCAGTTACCCAATAAGGTGGGGAGGCCGTCGGCGATTCACCCCGGGAGGCCTGCGACACGACCAATATGCCAAGCAGGGCGTCCTCGCCGGCGTCCCTCGGCTCTTATTCCGATTTATCAGCGTGTCCCACGGGAAGAGGAGGCCGACTCTGTGGAGCCCTCTGATGTGGGATGCATGCGGCCGCTGATCTGGTGGAGATGAGTCCCGGGCCTCCGCGTCCGCCGATGTCGACGCCTGGCGCTAGGTCACCCGCGAGCATGCCGAGCTCGAGCGCCCACATGGGCACTTCAGCGACCAGATTCAACGAGGCGAACCACGGGCACCTTGAAGGCGCCCACGGGGACCTGGGTCATCAGGCTCGAGGAGTCGTCGAGCAGCTCCGGGCGGGACCCTAGCATCTGCAGTAGGGCCTGCAGGCCATGGCACTCGTTCGGGAGGTAGATGTACAAGGAGAATCACCGTCGGCTCTTGCCGTTGCGTCTACCGAGCGTGTGCGGGAGCCTGAGCACCTTGTAGCCGGAACGGCAGGCTGCCGCTTGCCGCTCGACATGAAGGGCGCGCGGACGTGGTGGCCGAAGGCGTGCATGTAGAAGGTCGAACTTGCTGCGCCAGGCGCCCTTGAAGTAGATCGCATTCCCGAGGACAGCCACCATGTAGCTGTTGATGGTGCCTTGGGGCACGAGCTCCGTGATCCTGCCGTCACGCTCTCGAACCGCTGGTTGATCTCGGCTCTCGCTTCCTCGGGCATGAAGCAGATTAATTGTGAGAGATTGGAGTCGAGCATTGGGGCGAATTCCTGGGAAAAAGCTGCAACGATCGACAGGGGCGGACTGGGACTCACCATTGCTTTGAAGGACGCCGGGCGCGTCTGGGAGCGGTAGTGCTCGGAGACGACGGCGGTGTAGCCGGCCTTGAGGCGCATCGCGTCGTCGACCCACACGCCGTTGGCGAACCGCACCGTGGGCTCCCCGTCGTCGCCGGCGTTGTCGGAGAGGACGGGCAGCGCGACGTGCAATGCGAGCGCCGCGTGGGCGCGGCCGCCAGCGGGGCCGAGGAAGGCGACGATCTGGTCGAGCGTGTCGCCCTTGGCTCCCGCGCCGAGCAGCGCCAGCGCAGCGTGGATGGAGAGCGGAGAAGAGCAGGGGCGTGTGAGTCTCCTGCCGACGATGGGGACGAAGGGAAAGGGCGGCCTCACGTGGTTGGGAGAGAGCAGCGGTGGGGAGTGAGCTGCCGACCACTCAATAGGGAGCGGTGGGGAGGAGACTGGAGAGAGAGAGCTACAGAGCGTGGCTTGTCCTTTTTCTTTTGTAAGCTCATTTACTCATGTTCGATTCAGCATGTTTGCAAACTGTTTGGTTAGTACCGATGCAACAGACACGCTCTAATTGCGACTTAGTCAACACTCAGCATGTCTTTGTAATGGAACACAACGTGATCCTTTCAAGAAAATAAACTTGCATACAAAAGTGGTAACGTAATCATCTTTGAAagcaaaaatagaagaaaaaaacATACTTCCATCGTCCCATAAAAACATTTATCTAAATttaagtacctagatatatttaaATTAGACAAAGTAACGAAATATTTATGGAACGGGGGAGTATTAAACTAAATATGATATATGTTTGTACATCGCCAATTTTGAGTGAACACGTGTGTGGATCTTTCTGTAACACACACGATTTCATCGTCGGGCCATGAAACCTATCTAAGTGGCTCCAAATAAAAAAGTTGATAAAAGAAGGAAAATATGAAATACATGTTTATAATATAGATTAACAGGGCTATGCTTACGATTACTGATCAGATTGAAAAATGAGCTATTTTTTGCAAACAATAAGTTACCCTCAAACCATGAATGATGCAACAAGCTTATGTATATGTTGCTTTTGCTTCTCCTTCCATACTTCTAATGCTCCTGATAAAACTGGAGTGTTGGTTATTGTAATATATATTTCTCTATTTCCATGATTGTTTATAAGAATGTGCTGCTTCCTTTATGATTCCATGTGTTTTATCCTAATTTCATCCTATTAACTTAGTTTTGTGAAACCTAAGCAATGTATATCATTCAACTACCTGAAATTTATCATTGCTACACAAACTGTAAATCAGTGAGGATTACACGGGATCGTGCACCAAGGTGGCGTTAATATATATCTCCACCGGCAGTGTTAGATGGACCGCTGATGTGACAACACCCAATCTCCGCCACCACCAGCGGAAGGACAGCCGTCACGCATGTGTTCCATCTCCGCCACCACCATCGGCGGTACACCGCTCCATCGACTGTCAGCGTGGCCGTACCCGATCTCCACCGAAAATGCTCGCTCGCATGCCAGCTAAACTGTATTTCTATTCTCTCACTCTCCAAGCCCACAATGACAAAAGACCATTTGGATTGGCTCAAGGAGTAAAAACAGTTCAAATCTCCACATGAAAAGTACGTGCAATAACACGTTTATATCCTATAATATTATCTACTCATAtcacttcaaaaaaaaaaatcaacataacataaccaTTGAATTAGAATTAGGTTTAGATTTTATGTGCGGTGTGGCCTCTAAAGACCGAACTGCAGCGAGCTTAGCTTTTGGTGTATTATATTTTGCTTTTTTTCTGATTGTGCATAAAAAATATTGTTATGTTCTGATTTCGTGTGTTCATCTTATTAACTTTGTTTTCTAAATCTATATTCCCATAGATCAGTTCGaatttcacgggatcgtgcgccaaggcgcacatttaaATCTAGTTGAGTTGAAAGCTTGCCTAGAGGGCCTTTTACATGGACACTGTCCGATGTCAGCTTTCCATCATTATTGATATAGACTGTAGTCACTGAATTGGTCTCAGCTGTTCTTGCTAAGGATCAAGATAGATCCTTGTACTTGCATATTATCTAGAGATTAAAGCCTTGGCATGCTAAGGTGGTGTTTGCAGTCTTGTAGAAGTAGATTGCGGGCAGGTTAAGGTAGTCACTGCCTTGAAAATTTTGCAAGATCAAAGCATAGAACTAGTGTCTCAGTTCGGGTCCTGCTGTCGCTCGTCAGGAGATCGAACTAGAGGCATCGATAACCCTTGCTGCTTAATAAGATTTGTTTTTACCGGTTAAACAAAGAGTACTGTAGGCACAAGTCCTACCAAGACATCGTTTTTTGCTAAAATTTGTATTGTGCATCCATGTGTATCCGGTTTATCATGATTAACATATTTGGTAATGAAATTTCTTCTTCATTTTTTTGCCGTAGCCAGAAATCCTACTTTATTTGGAGCCAAGACATTGTTTTTGCTAAAATTTGTATCGTGCATCTATGTGTATCGGGTTTATCATGATTAACATATTTGGTAATGGAAATTTCTTTATCTTATGTTCAATGGGATGGTTAAGTTTTTTTTTTGGGTGGGGGCGATAGCGGGGTCGTTAAGTTGAATGAAATATTTTTGCTATGTATCTATTTATTAgggaagtttttttttttttttttgctatgtATCTATGCAGTGAAAATTTTCCATTCTACCATAGTTATGCCCTTACAGGGCCCATATTTCGTTTTACCCTGGGCCTTGAAAAGTCAGGACCGGCCCTGGCTAGGTCGTAAGAGAGATCTCGGAGGACTCGACTTATTATCAAAGTCGGTGTTTGCCAAAATAAAAGTATCAAACTCGGGTTTCCTCTTTTATGAAGATTGTAATAAAACCTACCCGCAAAAGGTAGAGATTGTAATATATCCTCTAAAGGTCAAAACGAACCAGGGCTTGGCTTCATTTGGCCCAGTACCTGACATAAGGGCAAAGAGGCAATTTCCTCAATTCCCcaatctcccaaaccctagctgagCTGCGGGTCGCCAGCCTCTCGTCTACCGTTCTCAATTCGGGCGCTCGATTACTGGGTTCGCCTCGCGCCGATCTCACCTGTTGTTCAGACATGAAGCCTTGCAAGCAGATCGCATCCATGGGAGCCGCCGCCACGGACGAGGCCGACAGCAGGTAAGAATCCAAACCGAATCTTGTTTCTGCGATGCAAGAGACATTGCTAGTTTTGTGTGCGTCGAGCGATCCATAAACCTTTGATTCCTACGCAGGGTGGCAGCGATGAGCGATGCAATCCAATCGAGGAAGGGGAAGAAGGCCAAGGGCAGGTAAGAGTTCAACGGGGGATTTGACAATTTGCCACACTTTTTTTTCGCAATTTGATTATTTGCCACAGGAAAATCGATTTGTTCGTGTGATGCAACCTATGGAGGTTAATTTTGGTGCGTCGACCCCTGACATTTTCGATGTTCCACCCAGGTTGGCGGTGAAGAGCAATGGAGCGGAGAAGCCCAAGACCCATGACTTTTCCGATGTTTCACGCTTGCTGAGCGTGATGAACATTGCAGAGGAAAAGTCAGAGGATGAATCGCTCGCCCTGTTCATCTACCAGTAAGATGAGATCCTCCACGTTTTTCAGATTgctgttcttttttttttttttttgcttttctgGACGGGCGCTGATTTATTTGACAATTTGGTTGGTTAGGGACCAATTTTGGATGCAGAACTTCAAAGGCGTCTATGACAAGCCGTCCGTAGATGCTGTCAGTTCAATCCTTCAATGCCTCCTGCCCTCCTTGTCTCTATCTGCAGGCATAATGATTCGTTTCCATTGTTTCGTGGATAAATTGATAATTTGTTTGTTTCTCATAAAACTTTCAGATTCGTAAGGTAGCTGCTGAAAACTGGAAATTCTTTGACGATTCGGTAAGGCAGCTTCTAATCTTCTTCAACTTTTGCGGTGCTGATTTGTTGCTAATACTTATACATGGATGGGTCTGTGTTTGCAGGACAAGGCCCCTTATGTAGCCAGGGCACGCATTAACAAAATATTCATGGCTAAGACAGTCGCTAAGGTTCACGAGTTAAAGAAGGTTGTGACAAAGACCTAGCGCTTTTACCTATTTTTAGATAACTTTACCGTGCTAAGCTAAGCATCCTCTGCAGATATAATGCTCTTTCATCACATATATTATATCCAATAACAATAGATAATATCATCTACTTTACCTTTCATTGAAAGAATACTTAAACTATTTGTGTTTGCACATTTAATTTTCTTTCTTGTTGATCAAGCTTCTCATTGAACTTTTATGGATTTCTATCCCTTATAGACACTGAAGTTGACGCACCTGATGACGAACAAGATGATGAATCTGAAAATGTGAACACACAAGATCTCTAAGATGTATTTGAATAGATGATTTGTCTTTCCCTTTTTGCTATATGtatttttttttgatatattacccAGTTAGCAGATAATGCATGTCCTCTTTGTTTATAATTGTATATTGTCATCCCAGTAGTTAGGGggttccctgcatatttcaacatGACATGTACAatgtattgtggcctttggctccCGTGAAATACAAGTTGCATATTCCCTAACATGGTAGCTTAGTTTTTTTTTGGATACTACAACTCGTCCATCCCGTTGTCCCGTCCTCACAGGCTGTCCCGCCGCCTTGCCGCCGCCTCCCCGTCCTCTTATGGCTAGGCCGCCCCGTCACCTCCTCACAGGTCGTCGGCTGCTACCCCGCTGGCCGCCTGCTCAACTATAGAAAAGTAAACGAGACCCATCGAGAGCAAACAGGCACAAGATTATGCTCAAGTGAAGGCCTCGTTTACTTTTCtgtacctgtagttgagcaatcttgtgcctgtttgcTCAACTACAAGTCCTGCGTGAGTCGTCTGCTTAATTTTCTCTCGATCGAGAGTTGACCCGATCCACAACAAAAGAAAATGTTTGCCTCGTCTAGTTATGTTGTGATTCCTCGCTTCCCCGTGATTTTTAATGGCGCAAATTACCCTGATTTTGTTGCCTTTATGCGCATTCGTATGCGGGGTCTTCATCTTTGAGGTGTGATGtccggcgaggtctcctgtccgccgTGCCCCATTGCTTCTACGGCTCCTACTCCACCCGCTTTTGATGCCGATGCTCCTAAGGCTGACCAGGATAAAGATAAGAGTGCGGATGATGCGGCAGTGGCACGTATGATCGGAAGGCCCACGAGTATTCTGCCGCTCTTGAGACCTATCGGCTTGACCTAACTGCTTACACCCAGTGGATGGATGATGATGCTCGTGATGCGGCTGTTCTCACCTCCAATGTTCTACCGCAATTTTCTTCTGACTTTATGGGCCTCAGTACCGTTGCCGACATATGGGCTCACCTTCGTAAGAGTTATCAGTCGTCCGGTGATGTTTTGTATCTGTCCGTGGTTCGTCACGAGCATGATCTTCGGAAGCGTGACTCTACTATTGATCAGTTCTATACGCAAAGTGCTGCTATCTTGCCGCCAGCTCGACTCTCTTCGCACTACTGTTTGTGGTACCAGCCCGTGCTGTCAGACTGTGCGCTCTGATGTGGAGTTTGAGACCCGTCGTGCTCAGTTGCTTGCACGTGGTCGTGTTCCTATTTCGGAGGTGTTGTCTGAGCTTCGTGCCGAGGAGACTTGCCTACATGGCCGTCATCACATGCTCCATCGACTCCTTCGCGGCATGCTGCTCCGCCACTTTTACCCACTCCTCAGGGTCAGGGCTAGGGTGGCCACGGGCGTGTCGCTCGCCCCCGTCCTCACTCCACCTACTATGACCTGGATGGTCATACTGAGTCTCGTTGCTACACGAGGGACTGTGATCTATGTTAGCAGAGGTCATTTGCTCCTCCTGGGATGCGTGCTCCTTCTAGCTCATCAGGGTCTTCTCCAGCTGGGTTCACCAAGGAGGACATTGTGCGGCTCAGGCGGGTGCTCGCTGCTTCAGGTTCTCCCTCGACGGGTAATGCTGGTTCTCTGACTGATTCTTCTAGCTCTGCGTAACCATCaccttctacacagtcaggtacatcCCCGTGGCttttggattctggagcttcttttcatatgacttcTGATTCTTCTATTCTGTCATCTCTTTGACCTCTTGATTTGCCTCTTAGTGTTCTCACTGCCGATGATACTTCTCTTTCTGTTTCTAGTCAGGGCACTCTTTCTACTCATTCTTTTTCTGTTCCTGATATTTCTCATGTTCCCCGTCTTACCATGAACTTGTTTTCTGCGAGCCCGACTTACTGACtttggttgtcgcgtcattcttgacgtcGGTTCATGTTCTGTTCAGGATCATCGCACACAGGCTCTGGTTGGAGTTGGCCCTCGCCGCCATGATTCTCAGGGGCTTTGGAAGTTAGACCggcttcgtgttccttccgctgccacCTCGTCTGCCGTTGCCGCATCTGCCACGGGCTCTTTTCTGCAATGGCGTCATCGTCTTAGCCACCTTTGTGGTTCTCGTTTGTCACCATTAGTTCATCGTGGTCTTCTGGGGCCTGTCTCAAGAGACGTTTCTTTGCAGTTTCAGGGTTGTAGGCTAGGTAAACAGGTTCAGTtaccctatcctactagtgcatCTGTATCTaagcgaccttttgatttagttcactCGGATGTTTGGGGACCGGCTCCTttcgcttcgaaagggggccatcgatatTATATCATTTGTatagatgatttttcttgttACACTTGGTTGTATTTTATGTCTTCTCGTAGTGAAGTGCTCTCCATTTATAAGCCTTTTGCAGCCATGGTTCTTACTCAGTTTTCTACACCTATTCATGTGTTCTGTGTTGATTCTGCTGGCGAGTATATCTCAAAGCATTTGTCTGGTGTTCTTGCAGAGCAGGTCACTCTCGCTCAGTTCTCTTGTCCTTGTGCGCATGCCCAGAATGGCGTTgctgagcgtaagcatcgtcatcttcttgagactTCTCGTGCGATGATGATCGCTACTTCTCATCCGCCTCATTTCTGGGCTAAGGATGTCTCTACCTCGGCCTATCTCATTAATATCCAGCcgttggcattcctctcgagcgactTTATGATCGCTCTCCTGACTATTCTATGCTTCGTCTGTTTGGTTATGTTTGCTATGTTCACCTCGCTCCTCGTGGACGCACCAAGCTTTctgctgttgagtgtgtttttcttggatatagtgatgagcataagggctatcgatgTTGGGATCTGATGGCTCGTCGGATGCGCATTTCTTGAGATGTGACTTTTGACGAGTCTCATCCTTTCTATCCGCGTTCGACCTCCTCGACCTCTATTGTGGAGGATCTCTCTTTTATTGTTTTTCCTGACTCTCCTCCCCCGGTCCCACTTGTCTATTCTCCTCCTTTTGTGTCTTCTCCTCCGACCTCCCCGATGGCTTAttctcctccgtctcctccgacgCCACTGCCGTCTCCTCCGACTTCTTCGGCGCCTCCTTCGTCTTCACCCTCTTCACTGCGATCTCCTCCTGTTGCTTCTTCTCATCCTCCTTTTCCTTTTCACTATACTCGTCGTCCAGGTGTTGTGCCCGATTCGACTGATGCACCCTCCACTTATGGTGCACCTTCTACTTCTGATACACCCTCTACTTCTGGTGCACCGTCTCAACCATCTTATTCTCTACGTACTCGGCCCTGT encodes:
- the LOC127303326 gene encoding serpin-Z1-like yields the protein MELTKEKGQATLCSSLSPVSSPPLPIEWSAAHSPPLLSPNHVRPPFPFVPIVGRRLTRPCSSPLSIHAALALLGAGAKGDTLDQIVAFLGPAGGRAHAALALHVALPVLSDNAGDDGEPTVRFANGVWVDDAMRLKAGYTAVVSEHYRSQTRPASFKAMVSPSPPLSIVAAFSQEFAPMLDSNLSQLICFMPEEARAEINQRFESVTAGSRSSCPKAPSTATWWLSSGMRSTSRAPGAASSTFYMHAFGHHVRAPFMSSGKRQPAVPATRCSGSRTRSVDATARADGDSPCTSTSRTSAMACRPYCRC
- the LOC127299157 gene encoding DNA-binding protein MNB1B encodes the protein MKPCKQIASMGAAATDEADSRVAAMSDAIQSRKGKKAKGRLAVKSNGAEKPKTHDFSDVSRLLSVMNIAEEKSEDESLALFIYQDQFWMQNFKGVYDKPSVDAIRKVAAENWKFFDDSDKAPYVARARINKIFMAKTVAKVHELKKTLKLTHLMTNKMMNLKM